The following is a genomic window from Salvelinus sp. IW2-2015 unplaced genomic scaffold, ASM291031v2 Un_scaffold7856, whole genome shotgun sequence.
TAACaccaaaatataaaacataaataaacatcTAATCCATTACATCTAATCCATTACATCTAATCCATTACATCGAATCCATTACATCGAATCCATTACATCGAATCCATTACATCAATCCATTACATCGAATCCATTACATCGAATCCATCTACATCGAATCCATTCATCACTTACATCGAATCCATAGCATGAATTCCATTAATAATCATAACGAATCTTATCATCCATAACATTCGAATCCATTACATTCTAAAGCACATTGTCCATGTGAAAACCTATAGTTATTTGACTCATGATAAAGGGCTTGTGCTCGTTTCTGATAAATACTAAAACTCCGCTTTACAGATTAAAATACTAAAACCTTGTTTCAGATAAATACTTAAACCTCGTTTCAGATAAATACGGACCGTGTTTCAGGATAAATACTTAAAACTTTAGCGTTTCAGAATAAATACTAAACCTCGTTTCAGATAAATACGAGACCTGTTTCAGTAATTCTACACATTCGAAATCAGCGAACTGGTTCACAGAACGATGCGGTCCGTCGTTTCAGATAAATACTCCTTACTGAGGCTttacaactctctctctgtcagatgcACAATATTTTCTTTTAGTTGGCTGTGGCAGTAGATCATGGATTGGGTAGCAGGAGTTACTATGGAATGTTTTAGGTGTGACCGTGGCAGTAGACCAGGGATTGGGTTAGCTAGGAGTTACTATGGAATGTTTTAGTGTTACCGTGGCAGTAGATCATGGATTGGGTTAGCAGGAGTTACTATTGAATGTTGTAGGTGTTACCGTGGCAGTAGATCATGATTGGTTAGGCAGGAGTTGCTATGAATGTTTTAGGTGTTACCGTGGCAGTAGATCATGGATTGGGTTAGCAGGAGTTACTATGGAATGTTTTAGGTGTTACCGTGCAGTAGATCATGGATTGGGTTAGCAGGAGTTACTATGGGATGTTTTAGGTGTTACCGTGGCAGTAGATCGTGGATTGGGTTAGCAGGAGTTACTATGGGATGTTTTAGGTGTTACCGTGGCAGTAGATCGTGGATTGGGTTAGCAGGACTTCCTATGGAATGTTTTAGGTGTTACCGTGGCAGTAGATCGTAGATTGGGTTAGCAGGAGTTACTATGGGATGTTTTATGTGTTACTGTGTCTGAAGATGGTTAACTACAACACAACTAGATTGGTTcatgacaacagacacaccagggTCAATGCTGAGCAGGCATAACTGCTTGAACTTCAGGCATTCAAGCCTATCAGATCCTTCATTAGTTCAACTTAGTGAACCAATGTTTGGAAATTCTATAAAGTGGGGAGACGTTTTGCTGTGCAATGATCGTTTATCAGGAATGTTACAGGTGGATCTGGTTTCAGATGTCCGGTTAAACCTAGAAATACATTTCTCTCATGAACCTCAtgtctttctgtgtgttttttattcCAGTTGTCAGGAACGGTCACATCTCGGAGGACACAGAGACCCTCGCTGACCAGATGCAGCTTCCTGTCCAGAGTGCCCTGACTGATGACTCTGAGGAACCTGTCATCATGGCCTCAGAGGCCCTGGAGACCATGGGGTctggatgggaggaggaggtccTGGTGATGCTGGCTGCAGCCGAGCCAGACGTTCCCCCTGAAGCCCCGGCTGAGGCTGCAGCCGTGGAAGCAGAGGTCCCTTCAGAGGCTGTGGCCCCAGTGGAGGCTGTGGCCTTAGTAGAGGCTGTGGCCCCAGTGGAGGTGGCGGCCCCTGTTGAGGCCGTCGTGGTTGAGGCCGCTCCTGTGGCAGAGGCTCCTGCTAAGACAGTGGTGTCCGAGGAGGCCCCTGTTGTTGAAACTGGAGCTGCAGTTGAGGTGGCTGCCCTGGTCGAGGCAGCTGCACCCCCATTGAGGTGGCTGAAACTGTCCAGAggcagctccagctccagccccGACAGAGGAGACCCCAGCCTCAGCGACAGAGGAGCTCCACCCCgaccccagctccagccccgaCCCCGCTCAGCCGACAGAGGAGCCCCAGCTCCAGCCGACAAGAGCCCGACCCCAGCTCCAGCCCGACAGAGGAGCCCAGCTCCAGCCCCGACAGCCGCCGCACAGGAGACCCAGCTCCAGCCCGACAGAGGAGCTCAGCCCCGACAAGAGGAGACCCAGTCCAGCCCCACGAGGAACCAAAGAAGCCCAGCCCTGTGGCCGCTGTCCCTGAGCCAGTAACCCCTGCTGCTGAGCCTGTGGCCGCTGTCCCAGAGGGGGCCCCTGCTGTGGAGGCCCCTGCACCCAGTGGCCCCATAACTGACGTTGTTGCTGCTGAGCCTGCAGCAGGCCAATAACCACCCTGTGGCTGTGGAGGCCCAGTGCACCAGTGGAGGCCCAGGACCAGTGGAGGCCCAGGACCAGGTGAGGCCCCAGGACCAGTAGAGGCCCCAGGTGGGTGGCAGCTCCATCCCAGAGCCGCAGTAAGAGACCCTGCTCCCAAAGCTGCCCCAGAGCTAACCACCAGCCGCCCTGCCCCAGAAGCTAACACCAGCCGCCCCTGCCCCAGAGCTAAGCACCAGCCGCGCCCTGCCCAGAGCTACACCAGCCCCTAGACTAACACAGCCCCCCTGCCCACTACACGCCGAGCCAAGTAACACCAGCCGCCCCTGCCCAGACTAACACCAGCCGCCCCTGCCCCTGTGGCCCCGCCTACTCCTGCTATCTCAATCCAGAGACTGAGGTAGTACTTCTTTTAACGCTTATCCTCACTGACACAAACCACTCTACTTATTTTAAACGTCATCAAATGTCAAGCCCTGTCGTACTATAATCTATGTCACCAGGTTCACAACATAGTTGCTTGCGATTTATGTTGTGGTCAACATTTCACCTCAGTAACAACGGCACAACAGATTGTGCCGGGGATAATTACATTCCAACAAGAGCAAAATGCGCTGCCGTTTTATTGTCCCGATTTAGCCCCAGGGAGGTTATTGATTCTTCTTCCAGCTCATGAGGAGTATCACTAAATTGATATGTTACCTAGAACACCGGTCTCTCCTGATTTGTAAATAAG
Proteins encoded in this region:
- the LOC139027168 gene encoding skin secretory protein xP2-like; translated protein: MNLMSFCVFFIPVVRNGHISEDTETLADQMQLPVQSALTDDSEEPVIMASEALETMGSGWEEEVLVMLAAAEPDVPPEAPAEAAAVEAEVPSEAVAPVEAVALVEAVAPVEVAAPVEAVVVEAAPVAEAPAKTVVSEEAPVVETGAAVEVAALVEAAAPPLRWLKLSRGSSSSSPDRGDPSLTPTPLSRQRSPSSSRQEPDPSSSPTEEPSSSPDSRRTGDPAPARQRSSAPTRGDPVQPHEEPKKPSPVAAVPEPVTPAAEPVAAVPEGAPAVEAPAPSGPITDVVAAEPAAGQ